One genomic region from Solwaraspora sp. WMMD792 encodes:
- a CDS encoding sulfatase-like hydrolase/transferase: protein MADAEPGTAAAVPAPPTRRATELRRLLEIVALCGLVVAQPLLDVVGRSPDFFLFHGAGTAEILLLVAFYVVVPPLVCWLPGALIGLAGPPVRRTAHLVTVGLLLVALAVQVGKHLLPIRGMSLLAAALLAGAAVTWAYRRWGGLGQLLRLAAVGPAVFVVLFVFTSPASAVVLGSERTSAGPGTATGDGEHPPVVVLILDELPLLSLLGPDGRIDAERYPNFAELAAGSTWYRNATAVSGWTPYALPAMLSGRYPEREVAPHYSQHPDNLFSALGGTYQIRAQESITELCAPSRCEAESATAALPVLFQETAALLGQILSPVESHDDPTASFREPTRRDAGLAGGDVPTDPRFRFDALDDNQPARFTTFIDGLATPDQGPTLHFLHLLMPHAPWSYLPSGVRYEAPEDFPNEGAGWVELARQRHLAQLGYTDGLIGQTLAALRSSGRYDDALLVVTADHGVSFTLGEQGRGMGAVRAAPAEVLWVPTFVKEPGQQAGRVDDRNWEHVDLLPTIAAHAGIDLPFEVDGRCGSCPPRERADKQFRDVPGQPVTVPGPATFAALTTGQAGPPLPAPLVPELVGRAVAELPVTDDGVRATISNADSYTDVDPASGNLPALAYGELPDRVRTGAPLAVAVNGRIATVVPALAPDAEGRRFAALITDESLWRSGDNRVEIFEVVGDGTELRRRTD, encoded by the coding sequence GTGGCTGACGCGGAACCCGGTACCGCCGCGGCGGTACCGGCCCCGCCTACCCGCCGGGCGACGGAGCTGCGTCGGCTGCTGGAGATCGTCGCACTGTGCGGCCTGGTCGTTGCGCAGCCGTTGCTGGACGTCGTCGGGCGCAGCCCGGACTTCTTCCTCTTCCACGGTGCCGGAACGGCCGAGATCCTGCTGCTGGTGGCGTTCTACGTGGTCGTACCGCCCCTGGTCTGCTGGCTGCCCGGCGCGCTGATCGGACTGGCCGGTCCGCCGGTCCGCCGGACCGCCCACCTGGTGACGGTCGGGCTGCTGCTGGTCGCCCTGGCGGTACAGGTCGGCAAGCATCTGCTGCCGATCCGAGGTATGTCGCTGCTGGCCGCCGCGCTGCTGGCCGGTGCCGCCGTGACCTGGGCCTACCGGCGCTGGGGTGGGCTGGGGCAGCTGCTGCGGCTGGCCGCCGTCGGACCAGCGGTCTTCGTGGTGCTGTTCGTGTTCACCTCGCCGGCCTCGGCGGTGGTGCTCGGCAGCGAGCGGACCAGCGCCGGGCCCGGCACGGCTACCGGCGACGGCGAGCATCCACCGGTGGTGGTGCTGATCCTCGACGAGCTGCCGCTGTTGTCGCTGCTCGGCCCGGACGGGCGGATCGACGCCGAACGCTACCCCAACTTCGCCGAGCTGGCCGCCGGCTCGACCTGGTACCGCAACGCCACCGCGGTCAGCGGCTGGACCCCGTACGCGTTGCCGGCGATGCTGTCCGGCCGGTATCCCGAACGCGAGGTGGCACCCCACTACTCCCAGCACCCGGACAACCTGTTCAGCGCGCTCGGCGGCACCTACCAGATCCGGGCGCAGGAGAGCATCACCGAGCTCTGCGCGCCGAGTCGCTGCGAGGCGGAGTCCGCCACGGCGGCCCTGCCGGTGCTGTTCCAGGAGACGGCCGCACTGCTCGGCCAGATCCTGTCGCCGGTGGAAAGTCACGACGACCCGACGGCGAGTTTCCGCGAGCCGACCCGTCGCGACGCCGGCCTCGCCGGTGGCGACGTCCCGACCGACCCCAGGTTCCGGTTCGACGCACTCGACGACAACCAGCCAGCCCGGTTCACCACGTTCATCGACGGGCTGGCAACCCCGGACCAGGGGCCAACGCTGCATTTTCTCCACCTGCTGATGCCGCACGCGCCGTGGAGCTACCTGCCGTCCGGTGTCCGCTACGAGGCTCCCGAGGACTTCCCGAACGAAGGTGCCGGCTGGGTGGAGCTGGCCCGTCAGCGGCACCTGGCCCAGCTCGGCTACACCGACGGACTGATCGGACAGACCCTGGCGGCGCTGCGGTCCAGCGGCCGCTACGACGACGCGCTGCTCGTCGTCACCGCCGACCACGGGGTGAGCTTCACCCTCGGGGAGCAGGGACGGGGCATGGGTGCGGTGCGGGCCGCGCCGGCCGAGGTGCTGTGGGTGCCGACCTTCGTCAAGGAGCCGGGCCAGCAGGCCGGTCGGGTCGACGACCGTAACTGGGAGCATGTCGACCTGCTGCCGACCATCGCGGCGCACGCGGGCATCGACCTGCCGTTCGAGGTCGACGGCCGATGTGGCAGCTGCCCGCCCCGAGAACGGGCGGACAAGCAGTTCCGGGACGTTCCGGGTCAGCCGGTGACGGTGCCGGGCCCGGCGACGTTCGCCGCCCTGACCACCGGGCAGGCCGGTCCGCCGTTACCCGCGCCGCTGGTGCCGGAGCTGGTCGGTCGCGCGGTCGCCGAACTGCCGGTCACCGACGACGGTGTTCGCGCCACCATCAGCAACGCCGACAGCTACACCGACGTCGACCCGGCAAGCGGTAACCTGCCCGCGCTGGCGTACGGCGAACTGCCCGACCGGGTGAGGACCGGTGCTCCGCTCGCGGTGGCGGTGAACGGGCGGATCGCCACCGTGGTGCCGGCGCTGGCCCCGGACGCTGAGGGGCGGCGATTCGCCGCACTGATCACCGACGAGTCGCTGTGGCGCTCCGGTGACAACCGGGTGGAGATCTTCGAGGTGGTCGGTGACGGTACCGAGCTGCGGCGGCGCACCGACTGA
- a CDS encoding citrate synthase, protein MTDVKLDHPGGQLSMPVQPAIEGPPGIEVGALLKETGHVTFDPGYVNTASCASAITYIDGDAGILRYRGYPIDQLAGKASFLEVSYLLIYGELPTSDELAAFSERIRLHTLLHEEMRRFFDGFPRDAHPMAVLSSAVSALSTFYQDSLDPFDTDHVEISTVRLMAKVPTIASYAYKKSIGQPLLYPDNALGYVENFLRMTFGVPATEYQADPVIAQVLDMLFVLHADHEQNCSTSTVRLVGSSNANLFASVSAGVNALFGPLHGGANQAVLEMLQEIHASGGDVQNFVRRVKNKEAGVKLMGFGHRVYKNYDPRAAIVKQAAQDVLGRLDKPDPLLDIAMQLEEIALADDFFVSRKLYPNVDFYTGLIYKAMGFPPKMFTVLFALGRLPGWIAQWREMIADPTNKIGRPRQLYVGPQERQFVPVDQR, encoded by the coding sequence ATGACGGATGTGAAGCTGGACCATCCCGGTGGCCAACTGTCGATGCCGGTGCAGCCGGCTATCGAAGGTCCGCCCGGGATCGAGGTCGGGGCGCTGCTGAAGGAGACCGGTCACGTCACGTTCGACCCGGGCTACGTCAACACCGCCTCCTGCGCGTCGGCGATCACCTACATCGACGGCGATGCCGGGATCCTGCGTTATCGGGGCTACCCCATCGACCAACTGGCCGGCAAGGCGTCCTTCCTTGAGGTCAGCTACCTGCTCATCTACGGCGAGCTGCCGACCAGTGACGAGTTGGCCGCTTTCAGTGAGCGGATTCGGCTGCACACGTTGCTGCACGAGGAGATGCGCCGGTTCTTCGACGGCTTTCCCCGGGACGCGCACCCGATGGCGGTGCTCTCCTCCGCAGTGAGCGCGCTGTCGACCTTCTACCAGGACAGCCTGGATCCGTTCGACACCGACCACGTCGAAATCTCCACCGTGCGGCTGATGGCCAAGGTGCCGACCATCGCCTCGTACGCGTACAAGAAGTCGATCGGCCAGCCGCTGCTCTACCCGGACAACGCGCTCGGCTACGTGGAGAACTTCCTGCGGATGACGTTCGGCGTGCCGGCCACCGAGTACCAGGCCGACCCGGTCATCGCGCAGGTGCTGGACATGCTGTTCGTGCTGCACGCCGATCACGAGCAGAACTGCTCGACGTCGACGGTGCGGCTGGTCGGCTCCAGCAACGCCAACCTGTTCGCCTCGGTCTCGGCCGGGGTCAACGCGTTGTTCGGGCCGCTGCACGGCGGTGCCAACCAGGCGGTGCTGGAGATGCTGCAGGAGATTCACGCTTCCGGCGGCGACGTCCAGAACTTCGTCCGGCGGGTGAAGAACAAGGAGGCCGGGGTCAAGCTGATGGGCTTCGGCCATCGGGTCTACAAGAACTACGACCCGCGGGCGGCCATCGTCAAGCAGGCGGCGCAGGACGTGCTGGGCCGGCTGGACAAGCCAGACCCGTTGCTGGACATCGCGATGCAGCTGGAGGAGATCGCGCTCGCCGACGACTTCTTCGTCTCCCGCAAGCTCTACCCGAACGTGGACTTCTACACCGGGCTGATCTACAAGGCGATGGGCTTCCCGCCGAAAATGTTCACCGTGCTGTTCGCCCTGGGCCGACTGCCCGGTTGGATCGCGCAGTGGCGGGAGATGATCGCCGACCCGACCAACAAGATCGGCCGGCCCCGGCAGCTCTACGTCGGTCCGCAGGAGCGTCAGTTCGTCCCGGTCGACCAGCGCTGA
- the glgB gene encoding 1,4-alpha-glucan branching protein GlgB — MTATREAALTETIGDIDLHLFAEGRHEQLWRMLGAHPLPGGCRFAVWAPNARRVRVIGDGPGWGPYEGQELDRLGSGGVWAGFVPGVVAGQRYKYRVQGADGSWADRADPMAQATEVPPRTASVVYQSGYVWQDADWLRNRRGDHHARPMSVYEVHLGSWRPGLSYRELADQLVSYVSDLGFTHVELMPVMEHPFGGSWGYQVTGYYAPTSRFGTPDDFRYLVDRLHGAGIGVLLDWVPAHFPRDAWALARFDGTALYEHPDPRRGEHPDWGSLIFDYGRREVRNFLVANALYWLEEFHVDGLRVDAVASMLYLDYSRGPGQWLPNDSGGNAHTEAIELLKELNATAYRLNPGVVMIAEESTAWPGVTRPTDWGGLGFGLKWNMGWMHDTLSYLARDPVHRSHHHDEMTWPAAYAHTEQFLLPISHDEVVHGKGSLTAKLPGDRWQRLAGLRGLLAYMWAFPGKQLLFMGSELADEQEWSEQRGLDWSLAADPAVGGVRNLLRDLNAVYRQCPALWELDVTPDGFGWIDHTDRAANVVSFLRHARDGSVLACVVNFSGVPRHGYRIGLPQPGRWQETINTDAEWYGGSNVGNLGAVTADGAPLHGQPASAVVQVGPFAAVWLRPDPVRRTNDAGGRPAADHTSDPRTD, encoded by the coding sequence ATGACCGCTACCCGGGAGGCTGCCCTGACCGAGACGATCGGCGACATCGACCTGCACCTGTTCGCCGAAGGACGCCACGAACAACTGTGGCGGATGCTCGGTGCCCACCCGCTGCCCGGCGGATGCCGGTTCGCGGTGTGGGCGCCGAACGCCCGCCGGGTCCGGGTGATCGGCGACGGCCCCGGCTGGGGCCCGTACGAAGGCCAGGAGTTGGACCGGCTCGGATCCGGTGGCGTGTGGGCCGGCTTCGTGCCGGGCGTCGTCGCCGGACAGCGGTACAAGTACCGTGTCCAGGGTGCCGACGGCTCCTGGGCGGACCGGGCCGACCCGATGGCGCAGGCCACCGAGGTGCCGCCCCGGACGGCCTCGGTGGTGTACCAGTCCGGGTACGTCTGGCAGGACGCGGACTGGTTGCGCAACCGGCGCGGTGACCACCACGCCCGGCCGATGTCCGTCTACGAGGTGCACCTCGGCTCGTGGCGCCCCGGGCTCAGCTACCGGGAACTGGCCGACCAACTGGTCTCCTACGTGTCGGACCTGGGCTTCACCCACGTCGAGTTGATGCCGGTGATGGAGCATCCGTTCGGCGGCTCCTGGGGGTACCAGGTGACCGGCTACTACGCGCCGACCTCCCGGTTCGGCACCCCGGACGACTTCCGGTACCTGGTCGACCGGCTGCACGGCGCGGGTATCGGGGTCCTGCTGGACTGGGTGCCGGCGCACTTCCCCCGCGACGCCTGGGCCCTGGCCCGGTTCGACGGCACCGCACTGTACGAACATCCGGATCCGCGCCGTGGCGAGCACCCCGACTGGGGCAGCCTGATCTTCGACTACGGCCGGCGGGAGGTACGCAACTTCCTCGTCGCCAACGCCCTGTACTGGCTGGAGGAGTTCCACGTCGACGGGCTACGGGTCGACGCGGTCGCCTCGATGCTCTACCTGGACTACTCGCGTGGGCCGGGTCAGTGGCTGCCCAACGACTCCGGCGGCAACGCCCACACCGAGGCGATCGAGTTGCTCAAGGAGCTCAACGCCACCGCGTACCGGCTCAATCCGGGCGTCGTGATGATCGCTGAGGAGTCCACCGCCTGGCCGGGGGTCACCAGACCCACCGACTGGGGCGGGCTCGGCTTCGGGCTCAAGTGGAACATGGGCTGGATGCACGACACGCTGAGCTACCTGGCCCGCGACCCGGTGCACCGCAGCCACCACCACGACGAGATGACCTGGCCGGCGGCGTACGCGCACACTGAGCAGTTCCTGCTGCCGATCAGCCACGACGAGGTGGTGCACGGCAAGGGCTCGCTGACCGCGAAGCTGCCCGGCGACCGGTGGCAGCGGCTGGCCGGACTGCGTGGGCTGCTGGCCTACATGTGGGCGTTCCCCGGCAAGCAACTGCTGTTCATGGGCAGTGAACTCGCCGACGAGCAGGAATGGAGCGAACAGCGCGGGCTCGACTGGTCGCTGGCCGCCGATCCGGCGGTCGGCGGGGTACGCAACCTGCTCCGGGACCTGAACGCGGTCTACCGGCAGTGCCCGGCGTTGTGGGAGCTGGACGTGACACCGGACGGGTTCGGGTGGATCGACCACACCGACCGGGCGGCCAACGTCGTCTCGTTCCTCCGGCACGCCCGCGACGGTAGCGTCCTGGCCTGCGTGGTCAACTTTTCCGGGGTGCCCCGGCACGGATACCGGATCGGACTGCCGCAGCCCGGCCGCTGGCAGGAGACGATCAACACCGACGCCGAGTGGTACGGCGGGTCGAACGTCGGCAACCTCGGGGCCGTCACGGCGGACGGTGCGCCACTGCACGGTCAGCCGGCGTCCGCCGTCGTGCAGGTCGGGCCCTTCGCCGCGGTCTGGCTGCGCCCGGACCCGGTGAGGCGGACCAACGACGCTGGTGGCCGACCGGCGGCCGACCACACGTCCGACCCGCGCACCGACTGA
- a CDS encoding glycosyltransferase family 4 protein yields MLSWEYPPVLVGGLGRHVHALSVALANAGHEVTVVTRHAPGAPLEEYADGVRIIRAAEDPPLFPLATPSLLAWTMAFNHTLTRAALRATQTAEYDVIHAHDWLVTHTAITLKEHLDIPLVATIHATEAGRHQGWLPDEMNKSIHSIEHWLGHESGRVITCSAYMRDEVLSLFGVRPDRVDVVANGVDARRWQVPTDAVTAARARFAGDGPLVSFVGRLVYEKGVQHLIAALPRLRRQHPNVRLVIAGDGPYRAELEADIDRLGLRDAVTLPGFLGGTDLPALMAASDCFAVPSVYEPFGMVALEGAAAGAPLAVSATGGLAEIVEPGVTGMTFQPKDPDGLANAVGTLLADTTLARQVARQARRMVHDQYGWAAIAHRTAATYSAAIVQSSAFATERAAARMAHGKATIVIPDGNLLAGAGSR; encoded by the coding sequence ATGCTGTCCTGGGAGTACCCACCGGTGCTGGTCGGCGGACTGGGCCGACACGTACACGCCCTCTCCGTCGCCCTGGCCAACGCCGGCCACGAGGTCACCGTCGTCACCCGCCACGCCCCCGGCGCCCCCCTCGAGGAATACGCCGACGGCGTCCGCATCATCCGCGCCGCCGAGGACCCACCCCTGTTCCCCCTGGCCACCCCCAGCCTCCTCGCCTGGACCATGGCCTTCAACCACACCCTCACCCGCGCCGCCCTGCGCGCCACCCAGACCGCCGAATACGACGTCATCCACGCCCACGACTGGCTCGTCACCCACACCGCCATCACCCTCAAGGAACACCTCGACATCCCCCTCGTCGCCACCATCCACGCCACCGAGGCCGGCCGCCACCAGGGCTGGCTGCCCGACGAGATGAACAAGTCCATCCACTCCATCGAACACTGGCTCGGCCACGAGTCCGGCCGGGTGATCACCTGCTCGGCGTACATGCGCGACGAGGTGCTGAGCCTGTTCGGGGTGCGCCCGGACCGGGTCGACGTGGTGGCCAACGGGGTGGACGCCCGCCGCTGGCAGGTGCCGACGGACGCGGTCACCGCCGCCCGGGCACGGTTCGCCGGCGACGGGCCGCTGGTGTCGTTCGTCGGCCGGCTGGTCTACGAGAAGGGCGTACAGCACCTGATCGCCGCGCTGCCCCGGCTGCGCCGCCAGCACCCGAACGTCCGGCTGGTGATCGCTGGCGACGGTCCGTACCGCGCCGAACTGGAGGCCGACATCGACCGGCTCGGGCTACGCGACGCGGTCACGCTGCCCGGCTTCCTCGGCGGCACCGACCTGCCGGCGTTGATGGCGGCGTCGGACTGCTTCGCGGTGCCCAGCGTCTACGAGCCGTTCGGCATGGTGGCGTTGGAGGGCGCCGCGGCCGGCGCGCCGCTGGCCGTGTCGGCCACCGGCGGACTCGCCGAGATCGTCGAACCCGGGGTCACCGGAATGACCTTCCAACCCAAGGATCCGGACGGACTGGCCAACGCGGTCGGCACCTTGCTGGCCGACACGACGCTGGCCCGGCAGGTGGCCCGGCAGGCCCGCCGGATGGTCCACGACCAGTACGGCTGGGCGGCGATCGCGCACCGCACCGCGGCGACCTACTCCGCCGCGATCGTCCAGTCCTCGGCGTTCGCCACCGAACGGGCGGCCGCCCGAATGGCGCACGGAAAGGCCACTATCGTCATCCCGGACGGAAACCTCCTCGCCGGCGCGGGGAGCAGATGA
- a CDS encoding DMT family transporter, producing the protein MTDLLISVAFAVASALAYALGAVVQERLAVRLGAQTPWRAIVRALLRARRWWLSVALNAAGALLHVAALAYGPLSVVQPLGVLTLVLALPIGAAFTARRVAARQWVGAAATVLGLLLLLSLTVPGSGDGMTAADGTVLIVASAVVLTAMIAGTAALRRPVPRSLLYATGAGIAFAVASALTHAVTREYAEHAAAALIGPTVPAVAAMAIAGVLLSQLAYRGGGLGAPLATVTLANPVASAVIGVALFGERFADGPLAMVLLVCACGTAGVGILLLAPPAAVTDTADPVDPAPDRPGPLALCRR; encoded by the coding sequence GTGACCGACTTACTGATCTCCGTGGCCTTCGCTGTCGCCTCGGCCCTCGCGTACGCCCTCGGCGCCGTGGTCCAGGAACGGCTCGCCGTCCGGCTCGGGGCCCAGACCCCCTGGCGGGCGATCGTCCGGGCGCTGCTAAGGGCGCGGCGCTGGTGGCTGTCGGTGGCGCTGAACGCCGCCGGCGCGCTACTGCACGTGGCGGCGCTCGCGTACGGCCCCCTGTCGGTGGTACAGCCGCTCGGCGTCCTGACGCTCGTGCTGGCCCTGCCGATCGGCGCCGCGTTCACCGCCCGGCGGGTCGCCGCCCGGCAGTGGGTCGGTGCCGCGGCGACCGTACTCGGTCTGCTCCTGCTGCTCAGCCTGACGGTGCCGGGCAGCGGCGACGGGATGACCGCAGCGGACGGCACTGTCCTGATCGTGGCCAGCGCCGTCGTGCTCACCGCGATGATCGCCGGCACCGCGGCACTGCGCCGCCCGGTGCCCCGGAGCCTGCTGTACGCCACCGGCGCCGGCATCGCGTTCGCCGTCGCATCCGCGCTGACCCACGCGGTGACCCGCGAGTACGCCGAACACGCAGCGGCCGCCCTGATCGGCCCGACCGTGCCGGCCGTCGCCGCGATGGCCATCGCCGGGGTGCTGCTGTCACAGCTCGCCTACCGCGGCGGCGGCCTCGGCGCGCCGCTGGCCACGGTCACGCTGGCCAACCCGGTCGCGTCGGCGGTGATCGGGGTGGCCCTGTTCGGGGAACGCTTCGCCGACGGACCGCTCGCGATGGTGCTGCTGGTGTGCGCCTGCGGCACCGCCGGTGTCGGGATCCTGCTGCTGGCACCGCCGGCGGCGGTGACCGACACCGCCGACCCGGTGGACCCGGCCCCCGACCGGCCGGGTCCGCTGGCACTCTGCCGCCGCTGA
- a CDS encoding Vms1/Ankzf1 family peptidyl-tRNA hydrolase: MDLSFLRPLYARPGPWASVYLDASHDTEDAVDALELRWRALRDQLNQQGADPATVAALGAAVTRHVPRAGEYGLALSAASGDVVLHNYLPAPPPHDLATVGPLPHAMPLVAQRGEEISWLRVLVSRTGAEIDAVSAGGLPRQAGVDGPAAHPIRKVKPGAWSQARFQRAAEVSWRRNAGASAAATAALADQIGAEVLVVAGDPDARQLLVGQLPRRWQSRTVQTDAGSRAVGADPEPLTEATIQAIAAVAAEHTDRALDRYGAQQGRGDGLPAVVDALQRAQVDTLLLVDDPSSTQRVWIGPEPTQIALDPGDLAVMAVDEPCEVRADAALLRALAATDADLVLVGPGDADLAGGVGAVLRYSDPVTS, translated from the coding sequence ATGGATCTGTCCTTCCTGCGGCCGCTCTACGCCCGGCCCGGACCGTGGGCGTCGGTTTACCTGGACGCCTCACACGACACCGAGGACGCGGTGGACGCGCTCGAACTGCGCTGGCGGGCGCTGCGTGATCAGCTGAACCAGCAGGGCGCCGATCCGGCGACGGTCGCGGCGCTGGGCGCGGCGGTGACCCGGCATGTGCCCCGCGCCGGTGAGTACGGCCTCGCGCTCAGCGCCGCCAGCGGCGACGTGGTGCTGCACAATTACCTGCCGGCACCGCCCCCGCATGACCTCGCCACGGTCGGCCCGCTGCCGCACGCGATGCCGCTGGTCGCCCAGCGGGGCGAGGAGATCAGCTGGCTGCGGGTCCTGGTCAGTCGCACCGGGGCCGAGATCGACGCGGTCAGCGCCGGCGGGTTGCCCCGGCAGGCCGGCGTCGACGGTCCGGCCGCCCACCCGATCCGCAAGGTCAAACCGGGGGCCTGGTCCCAGGCCCGGTTCCAGCGGGCGGCCGAGGTGTCGTGGCGGCGCAACGCCGGTGCCAGCGCCGCGGCGACGGCGGCATTGGCCGACCAGATCGGGGCCGAGGTGCTGGTGGTCGCCGGCGACCCGGACGCACGCCAGCTTCTGGTCGGCCAGCTGCCGAGGCGCTGGCAGTCGCGTACGGTGCAGACCGATGCCGGGTCGCGGGCGGTGGGTGCCGACCCCGAGCCGTTGACCGAGGCCACCATCCAGGCCATCGCCGCGGTGGCCGCCGAGCACACCGACCGGGCACTTGACCGCTACGGCGCGCAACAGGGTCGGGGCGATGGGCTGCCCGCCGTGGTCGACGCGCTGCAGCGGGCTCAGGTCGACACGCTGCTGCTGGTCGACGACCCCTCCTCGACCCAGCGGGTCTGGATCGGTCCGGAGCCGACCCAGATCGCCCTGGATCCGGGCGACCTGGCCGTCATGGCGGTGGACGAGCCCTGCGAGGTCCGCGCCGACGCGGCGCTGCTGCGCGCGCTGGCGGCCACCGACGCCGATCTGGTGCTGGTCGGTCCCGGCGATGCGGATCTGGCCGGCGGGGTCGGCGCCGTGCTGCGGTATTCCGATCCGGTCACCAGCTGA
- a CDS encoding SigB/SigF/SigG family RNA polymerase sigma factor: MSGQRRTVTRSEHALEDLDGAALSYAARFADQAESRRRDLREELVQLALPFAGRLARRYRGRGEPLEDLEQVARLGLVKAVDRYDPDRGSFTAYAAVTITGEIKRHFRDRTWGVHVPRRLQDLTIEVSQATAVLTSELSRSPTVAELAARLDTSEEDILAALESAAGYTPASLNGPVGDDGPAELGDMFGALDADLESVDDRLTVSGLLYRLPARERRILAMRFYGNYTQSDIAAEFGISQMHVSRLLSRTLTWLRQAMLTDAPPRWESGIAQPEPADVALTVSVRRVDGRTEIGLTGELDREAAERVRAGLVDAVRAAGPDAEVLVDLDGVGFVDAAGIAALLASHEAARRAAVRLRFARPQPYVRRSLTVAGLAPLFAVV; this comes from the coding sequence ATGTCCGGACAAAGGCGTACGGTAACTCGTTCGGAACACGCGCTGGAGGACCTCGACGGAGCAGCTCTGTCCTACGCGGCCCGATTCGCCGACCAGGCTGAGAGCCGGCGCCGGGATCTGCGGGAGGAGCTCGTCCAGCTGGCCCTGCCGTTCGCCGGTCGGCTGGCCCGGCGTTACCGCGGTCGCGGCGAGCCGCTGGAGGATCTCGAGCAGGTCGCCCGGCTCGGGCTGGTCAAGGCGGTGGACCGCTACGACCCAGACCGTGGCTCGTTCACCGCCTACGCGGCGGTGACCATCACTGGAGAGATCAAACGCCACTTCCGGGACCGGACCTGGGGCGTGCACGTGCCCCGCCGGCTGCAGGATCTCACCATCGAGGTGAGCCAGGCGACCGCGGTGCTGACCAGCGAGCTGTCCCGGTCGCCGACCGTCGCCGAACTCGCCGCGCGGCTGGACACCTCCGAAGAGGACATCCTCGCGGCCCTGGAATCCGCCGCCGGCTACACACCCGCGTCGCTGAACGGGCCGGTCGGCGACGACGGACCCGCCGAGCTGGGCGACATGTTCGGCGCGCTCGACGCCGACCTGGAGTCCGTCGACGACCGGCTCACGGTCAGCGGGCTGCTCTACCGGCTGCCGGCCCGGGAACGCCGGATCCTCGCCATGCGCTTCTACGGCAACTACACCCAGTCGGACATCGCCGCCGAGTTCGGCATCTCCCAGATGCATGTCTCCCGGCTGCTGTCCCGGACCCTGACCTGGCTGCGCCAGGCGATGCTGACCGACGCCCCGCCCCGGTGGGAGTCCGGGATCGCCCAGCCGGAGCCGGCCGACGTCGCGCTGACCGTCTCCGTGCGGCGCGTCGACGGCCGGACCGAGATCGGCCTGACCGGCGAACTCGACCGGGAGGCGGCCGAACGGGTCCGCGCCGGACTGGTCGACGCGGTCCGGGCCGCCGGCCCCGACGCCGAGGTCCTGGTCGACCTGGACGGCGTCGGCTTCGTCGACGCCGCCGGCATCGCCGCGTTGCTGGCCAGCCACGAGGCCGCCCGCCGGGCGGCGGTACGGCTACGGTTCGCCCGGCCCCAGCCCTATGTGCGACGCAGCCTGACCGTGGCCGGCCTGGCACCGCTGTTCGCCGTGGTCTGA
- a CDS encoding glucosyl-3-phosphoglycerate synthase yields MGYARTAVAPTVADWTARRTGTAGRWTPWELAMAKARTGRRVSVVLPARNEEATVGAIVESIVGNLVDRVPLVDDVVVVDSRSDDSTAAVAAAAGARVVGQDEMTRGLPRLEGKGDALWAGLAATDGDLIAFVDADLREFQPAFVTGLLGPLLTDESVSFVKGFYHRPLVRSSDVEADAGGRVTEIMARPLFNLFWPDLSGFVQPLAGEYAGRRDVLEQIPFVSGYGVETAMLIDLLDVCGLDSLAQVDLGERRHRHQSTEALGRMSAQILLTAWSRLYRKGWVISERPPGGLLTQFRRGEAAALSNLEREIVVSDVSVQERPPLGQHRRALATTAAAG; encoded by the coding sequence ATGGGGTACGCGCGAACGGCCGTCGCTCCCACGGTTGCGGACTGGACCGCCCGGCGCACCGGGACGGCGGGCCGGTGGACGCCCTGGGAACTGGCCATGGCCAAGGCCAGGACCGGTCGGCGGGTGAGCGTCGTACTGCCGGCCCGCAACGAGGAGGCCACTGTCGGCGCCATCGTCGAGTCGATCGTCGGGAACCTGGTGGACCGGGTGCCGCTGGTCGACGACGTGGTGGTGGTCGACTCCCGGTCCGACGACAGCACGGCGGCCGTGGCCGCCGCCGCCGGCGCCCGGGTCGTCGGCCAGGACGAGATGACCCGAGGGCTGCCGCGACTGGAGGGCAAGGGTGACGCGCTCTGGGCCGGCCTGGCCGCCACCGACGGGGATCTGATCGCCTTCGTCGACGCCGACCTGCGGGAGTTCCAGCCGGCCTTCGTGACCGGGCTGCTCGGCCCGCTGCTCACCGACGAGTCGGTCAGCTTTGTCAAGGGCTTCTACCATCGGCCGCTGGTGCGGTCGAGTGACGTCGAGGCGGATGCCGGTGGCCGGGTCACGGAGATCATGGCTCGACCGCTGTTCAACCTCTTCTGGCCGGACCTGTCGGGATTCGTCCAGCCGTTGGCCGGCGAGTACGCCGGCCGACGCGATGTGCTGGAACAGATCCCGTTCGTCTCCGGCTACGGGGTGGAGACCGCGATGCTGATCGACCTGCTCGACGTCTGCGGGCTGGACTCCCTGGCTCAGGTCGATCTCGGCGAGCGGCGGCACCGGCACCAGAGCACCGAGGCGTTGGGGCGGATGTCCGCCCAGATCCTGTTGACCGCCTGGTCGCGGCTCTACCGAAAGGGCTGGGTGATCTCGGAGCGTCCGCCCGGCGGCCTGCTCACCCAGTTCCGGCGCGGCGAGGCCGCGGCGCTGAGCAATCTGGAACGCGAGATCGTCGTCAGCGACGTGTCGGTCCAGGAACGGCCCCCGTTGGGCCAGCACCGGCGGGCGCTGGCGACCACCGCGGCCGCCGGCTGA